From a single Lolium rigidum isolate FL_2022 chromosome 7, APGP_CSIRO_Lrig_0.1, whole genome shotgun sequence genomic region:
- the LOC124676803 gene encoding uncharacterized protein LOC124676803, with protein sequence MIRVASPRPPSAVQVRGSGASSSSACPSFRGSGGRVAATNGSRRRRSLISCCSSEDKEGARGAAPSTPAPTAAPSDGSIQLYSQIERVITEAAKQSSQGWDSTGDWTEIEGAWVLRPKSSDPSFVVHFIGGIFVGAAPQVTYRFFLERLAEKGALVIATPYASGFDHFYIADDVQFKFDRCLRNLTEPVNDLPTFGVGHSLGSLIHLLIGSRYAVQRSGNVLMAFNNKEASLAIPLFSPVIVPMAQSFGPILSQLTSSPTVRFGAEAAIKQLENLGPPVVKQLLPLLQQLPPLYMDLVDGREDFIPKPEETRRLIKSYYGISRNLLIKFKDDQIDETSILAQVLSSEAAISSLLDMSIRSLPGDHALPLQQVLPDVPPGMADALNRGGELLANLTAGTPWEAVAKEVGTTFGTDSGILRTQVPEDVNALVHVIVSWIASNSGPKLLR encoded by the exons ATGATAAGGGTGGCTTCTCCGCGGCCTCCGTCCGCCGTGCAGGTACGCGGCTCCGGCGCCTCCTCGTCCTCCGCCTGCCCCTCCTTCAGGGGGTCTGGCGGTAGAGTTGCGGCGACAAATGGGAGCAGGAGGAGAAGGAGCCTTATCTCGTGCTGCTCGTCCGAGGACAAGGAGGGGGCCCGCGGGGCGGCGCCGTCCACTCCGGCTCCCACGGCCGCACCTTCAGACGGATCGATACAGCTCTACTCCCAGATCGAGAG GGTGATCACGGAGGCGGCGAAGCAGTCCAGCCAGGGCTGGGATTCGACCGGAGATTGGACCGAAATCGAG GGTGCGTGGGTGCTGAGGCCCAAGTCCTCGGACCCCTCCTTTGTTGTCCATTTCATTGGTGGGATTTTCGTTGGAGCCGCGCCGCAGGTCACGTACCGCTTCTTCCTCGAGCGTCTTGCGGAAAA gGGAGCTTTGGTGATTGCTACACCATATGCTAGCGGTTTTGATCATTTCTACATCGCAGACGATGTACAATTCAAGTTTGACAGGTGCTTGAGAAACTTGACTGAACCT GTAAATGACCTTCCTACTTTTGGTGTCGGACACTCTTTGGGTTCTCTCATCCATCTTCTGATCG GATCAAGATATGCTGTGCAGCGAAGTGGAAACGTACTGATGGCCTTCAATAACAAG GAGGCAAGCCTCGCGATTCCATTGTTTTCGCCTGTAATTGTTCCCATGGCACAGAGTTTTGGTCCGATACTATCCCAGTTGACATCGTCTCCGACAGTTCGTTTTGGG GCTGAAGCAGCTATTAAGCAACTTGAGAATCTAGGCCCTCCTGTTGTTAAGCAACTTCTTCCCTTACTTCAACAACTTCCTCCACTGTATATGGACTTAGTAGATGGCCGGGAAGACTTCATTCCAAAACCAGAAGAGACGCGGCGGCTG ATAAAATCCTACTATGGAATTTCTCGAAACCTCCTAATAAAGTTTAAAGATGATCAAATTGATGAAACCTCTATCCTTGCACAAGTACTCAGCTCTGAAGCTGCAATCAGCTCACTGCTTGATATGTCGATTCGGTCACTTCCTGGGGATCATGCCTTGCCATTACAACAG GTACTTCCTGATGTTCCACCAGGAATGGCTGATGCATTGAACCGTGGAGGTGAACTCCTTGCAAATCTAACAGCAGGCACACCATGGGAAGCTGTTGCTAAGGAGGTAGGTACCACTTTTGGCACTGACTCTGGCATTCTACGAACACAGGTCCCCGAGGATGTCAATGCACTTGTTCATGTAATTGTTTCATGGATAGCTTCAAATTCTGGCCCAAAGCTACTTCGTTGA
- the LOC124672169 gene encoding UPF0496 protein At3g19330-like, translating into MRPGERRDGEEAACSNTDANTSSANVSTSSSTAPSSARRNGGAAAAMARAWRRSRSVSGPTINLSQEYTLAIQTSSYNEIWAKIHVTVDGQRVDGGDDGDDEDEEDRSTLAGVLRPDDAAVARALRDAPDTELTRLAADYLRSTHHASLLCLSLRRAVRRARALYGPIADVLALIPHARPLAAPHCDCAFDAFLLFDGMPNPFLPPTSDFENMHRSFAGLKNHLDHRLLKARRRRTLLRCATRGSGVCLIACATAAAITGLVIATHAITALLAAAPACAASRGSSCCSAPAWMRRLQQHMDRLDAAARGAYVLNNDVDTIERLVGRLHATVESDKVLVQLGLERGRGQHHTIEEVVRQLRKNHPSLLRQLADLEEHICLYFAAVNRARLFLVHHLNAQSDPYAELPLS; encoded by the coding sequence ATGCGGCCGGGGGAGCGCCGGGACGGAGAGGAGGCTGCGTGCTCGAACACGGACGCTAACACCAGCAGCGCGAATGTGAGCACGAGCTCGAGCACGGCTCCGAGTAGCGCGAGGAGGAacggcggggcagcggcggcgatgGCCAGAGCGTGGCGGCGGAGCCGCTCCGTCTCGGGCCCGACCATCAACCTGAGCCAGGAGTACACGCTCGCCATCCAGACCAGCTCCTACAACGAGATCTGGGCCAAGATCCACGTCACCGTCGACGGGCAGCGCgtggacggcggcgacgacggcgacgacgaggacgaggaggacaggAGCACCCTCGCCGGCGTGCTCCGCCCGGACGACGCGGCGGTGGCGCGCGCGCTGCGGGACGCGCCGGACACGGAGCTCACCCGCCTCGCCGCGGACTACCTCCGCAGCACGCACCACGCGTCGCTGCTCTGCCTCTCGCTCCGGCGCGCGGTGCGCCGCGCGCGGGCGCTCTACGGGCCCATCGCGGACGTCCTCGCGCTCATCCCGCACGCGCGCCCTCTCGCCGCGCCGCACTGCGACTGCGCGTTCGACGCCTTCCTCCTGTTCGACGGAATGCCCAACCCGTTCCTGCCCCCCACATCAGACTTCGAAAACATGCACCGGAGCTTCGCTGGCCTCAAAAACCACCTCGACCACCGCCTCCTCAAGGCCCGACGAAGGCGCACACTTCTGCGGTGCGCGACGCGCGGGTCGGGCGTCTGCCTCATCGCCTGCGCAACCGCCGCTGCCATTACCGGCCTGGTGATCGCCACCCACGCCATTACCGCGTTGCTGGCCGCGGCCCCTGCCTGCGCAGCGTCGCGCGGCTCTTCCTGCTGCTCAGCGCCCGCCTGGATGAGACGCCTGCAGCAGCACATGGACCGGCTCGACGCGGCGGCCAGGGGCGCCTACGTGCTCAACAACGACGTCGACACCATTGAGCGGCTGGTGGGCAGGCTCCACGCCACCGTCGAGAGCGACAAGGTCTTGGTCCAGCTGGGGCTCGAGCGCGGGAGAGGGCAGCACCACACCATCGAGGAGGTGGTGCGCCAGCTCCGGAAGAACCATCCCAGCCTGCTGCGCCAGCTTGCCGACCTTGAGGAGCACATCTGTCTCTACTTCGCGGCCGTTAACCGTGCAAGGTTGTTCCTTGTGCACCA